Proteins from a genomic interval of Asticcacaulis sp. AND118:
- the purB gene encoding adenylosuccinate lyase, whose translation MIPRYSRQDAAAIWDPSTKYKIWFEIEAHAATKMAELGVIPTEAAETLWIKGKDAQFDADRIDEIERTVKHDVIAFLTHVSEIVGPEARFLHQGMTSSDVLDTCFAVQLQRSADLLLEGTDLVLAALKKRALEHKFTATVGRSHGIHAEPVTFGLKLAGYYAEFVRARKRLEVAREEISTCAISGAVGTFANVSPEVELYVAEKMGLSIEPVSTQVIPRDRHAAFFAALGVVASSIERLAVEIRHLQRTEVLEAEEFFSKGQKGSSAMPHKRNPVLTENLTGLARLVRSAVVPAMENVALWHERDISHSSVERGIAPDACVHLDFALRRLAGVVENLLVYPENMQKNLDRLGGLVHSQRVLLALTQKGMSREDSYSAVQRNAMRVWRGEGNFLDFLSADEDVSKFFTREELEPFFDLGYHTKHVDTIFARVFGE comes from the coding sequence ATGATCCCCCGTTATTCCCGTCAGGACGCCGCCGCCATCTGGGACCCGTCGACCAAGTACAAGATCTGGTTCGAAATCGAGGCCCACGCCGCCACCAAAATGGCCGAACTGGGCGTCATCCCGACCGAGGCCGCCGAAACCCTGTGGATCAAGGGCAAGGATGCGCAGTTCGACGCCGACCGCATCGACGAGATCGAACGCACGGTGAAGCACGACGTCATCGCCTTCCTGACCCATGTGTCGGAAATCGTCGGGCCGGAAGCCCGCTTCCTGCACCAGGGCATGACCTCGTCGGACGTGCTGGACACCTGTTTCGCGGTTCAGCTTCAGCGCTCGGCCGATCTGCTGCTCGAAGGTACCGATCTGGTGCTGGCGGCGCTGAAAAAGCGCGCGCTGGAACACAAGTTCACCGCGACCGTCGGCCGTTCGCACGGCATCCACGCCGAGCCGGTGACCTTCGGCCTCAAGCTGGCCGGCTATTACGCCGAATTCGTTCGCGCCCGTAAGCGCCTCGAAGTCGCGCGCGAGGAAATCTCGACCTGCGCCATTTCCGGCGCCGTCGGCACCTTCGCCAACGTCTCGCCCGAAGTCGAACTCTATGTCGCCGAAAAGATGGGCCTGAGCATCGAGCCCGTTTCGACGCAGGTCATCCCGCGCGACCGTCACGCCGCCTTCTTCGCGGCGCTGGGCGTCGTAGCGTCTTCGATCGAGCGCCTGGCCGTCGAAATCCGCCACCTGCAACGCACCGAGGTGCTGGAAGCCGAGGAGTTTTTCTCCAAGGGCCAGAAGGGCTCGTCGGCCATGCCGCACAAGCGCAACCCGGTCCTGACCGAAAACCTGACCGGTCTGGCCCGGCTGGTGCGTTCGGCGGTGGTGCCCGCGATGGAAAACGTCGCCCTGTGGCACGAACGCGATATTTCGCACTCTTCGGTCGAACGCGGTATTGCGCCGGACGCCTGCGTGCATCTGGACTTTGCGCTGCGCCGTCTGGCCGGCGTGGTCGAGAACCTGCTGGTCTATCCGGAAAACATGCAGAAGAATCTCGACCGTCTGGGTGGCCTCGTCCATTCGCAGCGCGTGCTTCTGGCCCTGACGCAAAAGGGCATGTCGCGCGAAGACAGCTATTCGGCGGTTCAGCGCAACGCCATGCGCGTCTGGCGCGGCGAAGGCAATTTCCTCGATTTTCTCAGCGCCGATGAGGATGTGTCGAAGTTCTTCACGCGTGAAGAACTGGAGCCCTTCTTCGACCTCGGCTACCACACCAAGCACGTCGATACGATCTTCGCCCGCGTGTTCGGGGAATAG